The following proteins are encoded in a genomic region of Terriglobia bacterium:
- a CDS encoding RNA polymerase sigma factor, which translates to MQAAEAVERAKAEKWPDEEVVARVLQGETALFEIIMRRYNQRLFRVALAILRDEAEAEDVTQDAYVRAYQHLNQFAGRSAFSTWLTRIAVHEALARAGRRRQLEGLEEMVMLKGEASRELTSRLASPEQQASTAEMSRLLEAAVLSLPEAYRTVLMLRDVEEMSTAETASALNLTEENVKVRLHRARVLLRRELYNRAGAARADAFPFMGARCDRMVQRVFERLGEGPLMSSEVSKFEA; encoded by the coding sequence ATGCAGGCGGCAGAAGCAGTTGAAAGGGCCAAAGCTGAGAAGTGGCCTGACGAAGAAGTTGTGGCGCGCGTCCTCCAGGGCGAAACAGCGCTTTTTGAAATCATCATGCGGCGCTACAACCAAAGGCTATTTCGGGTGGCACTTGCAATTTTGCGCGACGAGGCGGAAGCGGAAGACGTTACGCAGGACGCATACGTCCGCGCCTATCAGCACCTGAACCAGTTCGCGGGCCGTTCGGCGTTTTCAACCTGGCTGACCCGAATTGCGGTGCACGAGGCATTAGCCCGGGCCGGGAGGCGAAGACAGTTGGAAGGTTTGGAGGAGATGGTTATGCTGAAAGGCGAGGCTAGTCGCGAATTGACAAGCCGCTTGGCGAGCCCCGAGCAGCAAGCTTCCACGGCGGAGATGAGCAGGCTCCTCGAGGCGGCGGTCCTCTCTCTGCCTGAAGCCTACCGCACGGTGCTCATGCTGCGGGACGTCGAGGAAATGAGCACCGCGGAAACCGCCAGCGCCCTCAACCTCACCGAAGAGAACGTGAAGGTCCGACTGCATCGCGCCCGCGTGCTCCTGCGCCGGGAGCTTTATAATCGCGCAGGCGCGGCGCGTGCGGATGCGTTTCCTTTCATGGGTGCTCGCTGCGATAGGATGGTGCAGCGTGTCTTTGAGCGCCTGGGGGAAGGCCCGCTGATGTCGTCGGAAGTATCCAAATTCGAGGCCTAG
- a CDS encoding DoxX family protein, with protein sequence MMRKGAKQLDLAWLALRIGLGLCPIIAGIDKYFNRLADWSMYLSPLATKVIPVTPSTFMHVVGAVEIVAGFLVLSRWTKLGAYLVMFWLLGIAVNLLTTGMFYDIAVRDVELALSAFVLAQMTSAREAGVWAGTAAAHARPAGNTTNV encoded by the coding sequence ATGATGCGAAAAGGTGCAAAACAGCTAGATCTGGCGTGGCTGGCATTGAGGATCGGGCTGGGGCTTTGTCCGATCATCGCCGGCATCGATAAATATTTCAATCGGCTCGCGGATTGGAGCATGTATCTGAGCCCGCTGGCGACGAAGGTGATACCGGTAACGCCGTCCACATTCATGCACGTTGTAGGCGCGGTCGAAATCGTGGCCGGCTTCCTCGTTCTTAGCCGGTGGACGAAACTCGGCGCCTACCTGGTGATGTTCTGGTTGCTTGGAATTGCTGTGAACCTTCTCACCACCGGCATGTTCTACGATATTGCGGTCCGCGATGTCGAGCTTGCCCTGAGCGCTTTTGTGCTGGCGCAGATGACGAGCGCCCGGGAAGCGGGCGTCTGGGCAGGGACGGCTGCGGCACACGCCCGGCCCGCAGGGAACACGACGAATGTTTGA
- a CDS encoding putative maltokinase: MSESFTLDFPDDWQGLERGSTRRQMEQHVLPAYLSRQRWFASKGTNIDRVELVSRFALPGSPGKWLLTIFRVHLADGRSEEYFIPLAAVWNSQSSTPAGAESPEVLASIRDGTRNGTLRDALAESAFVADLVRAVGDKPRIDGAGGSLRFSHTHAYFPLEQEDEWNIRKLGAEQSNSSILVANKMVLKAFRKLERGVQPELEMGRYLTDVANYRNTPPLLGSIEELDDTGQPTALVVIQRYVQNHGDGWSFTLNHLKHFFEEVGGSASDELRNDSYVALMERLGTRIGELQQAFALDTSDPAFGPEPISASDIQVRKQEIRSEAESTFALLANSGAMLSPQLQGRVSALLTQRDRIFDLISSFNPEPDSSLLKTRFHGDLHLGQVLVTGDDFYIIDFEGEPGRSFAQRRAKQSPLKDVAGMLRSLNYAAWSALFEYDAGQTDQLAKLEKSARRWLQASSKAMMQGYRKAAEGCPSYPANPDAFRRMLDLFILERVLYEARYELANRPSWLRIPLEGIINLLAHA, translated from the coding sequence ATGTCTGAATCCTTTACCTTGGACTTTCCGGACGACTGGCAGGGCCTTGAACGCGGATCAACGCGCCGGCAGATGGAGCAGCACGTGTTGCCGGCCTACCTTTCCCGGCAGCGATGGTTCGCTTCCAAAGGCACTAACATTGATCGCGTGGAATTAGTCAGCAGATTCGCCCTCCCCGGAAGTCCGGGCAAATGGCTGCTTACGATTTTCCGGGTCCATCTCGCTGATGGCCGCTCCGAAGAATACTTCATTCCGCTGGCCGCCGTGTGGAATTCGCAATCGTCCACACCAGCAGGCGCGGAGTCACCCGAAGTCCTTGCCAGCATCCGTGACGGTACACGAAACGGGACGCTGCGTGACGCGCTGGCAGAAAGCGCTTTCGTAGCGGACCTTGTCCGGGCCGTTGGAGATAAACCCAGGATCGACGGAGCCGGGGGCAGCCTGCGTTTTAGCCACACCCACGCCTACTTCCCATTGGAGCAGGAAGACGAGTGGAACATCAGGAAGCTCGGCGCTGAGCAAAGCAACTCCAGCATTCTGGTTGCGAACAAAATGGTGCTGAAGGCCTTCAGAAAGCTGGAGCGCGGAGTTCAGCCCGAACTCGAAATGGGGCGTTATCTCACCGACGTCGCCAACTATCGCAACACCCCGCCGCTGCTGGGCTCGATTGAGGAACTCGATGACACCGGGCAGCCGACGGCCCTTGTTGTGATCCAGCGTTATGTTCAAAACCACGGGGACGGCTGGTCTTTTACATTGAATCACCTGAAGCACTTCTTTGAAGAAGTCGGCGGGAGCGCGTCGGATGAGTTGCGCAATGATTCATATGTCGCGCTGATGGAACGCCTCGGCACCCGCATTGGGGAGCTTCAACAAGCATTTGCATTAGACACTAGTGATCCGGCGTTTGGCCCTGAGCCCATCAGCGCCTCGGACATTCAGGTGCGGAAACAGGAAATCCGGTCCGAGGCTGAAAGCACTTTCGCACTGCTCGCGAACTCCGGCGCAATGCTTAGTCCTCAACTGCAAGGCCGCGTGTCAGCATTGCTTACCCAACGCGATCGCATTTTTGATCTGATTTCGTCATTCAACCCGGAGCCCGATTCAAGCCTGTTGAAGACCCGCTTCCACGGCGACCTCCATCTGGGGCAGGTCCTGGTGACTGGAGATGATTTTTACATCATCGATTTTGAAGGCGAACCCGGACGTTCCTTTGCGCAGCGGCGCGCCAAACAAAGCCCTCTGAAGGACGTAGCAGGCATGCTGCGCTCCCTCAATTATGCCGCGTGGTCAGCATTATTTGAATATGACGCAGGGCAAACCGACCAGCTCGCGAAGCTCGAAAAGTCCGCGCGCCGTTGGTTACAGGCATCCTCGAAGGCGATGATGCAAGGGTACAGAAAAGCCGCCGAGGGCTGTCCGTCCTATCCTGCCAATCCAGATGCCTTTCGGCGGATGCTTGATCTTTTCATCCTTGAAAGGGTTCTTTACGAGGCCCGTTATGAGCTCGCTAACCGGCCGTCCTGGTTGCGCATCCCGCTGGAAGGCATCATAAACCTTCTGGCGCACGCGTAG
- a CDS encoding glycoside hydrolase family 27 protein, which produces MSKRLARNITLAFIGLLASSFFQPAVFAQSSLVPTPPMGWNSWNHFACKVSDAIVRAQADAMVSSGMKAAGYEYVNIDDCWEGERDAKGVIHPNSKFPDMKALADYVHSKGLKLGIYSSPGPKTCGGYEGSYLHEKRDAATYAQWGVDYLKYDWCTARFVYQPDQYPAAFEKMHQALLATGRPIVYSIHGRGKVWTWAQSAGANLWRTTGDIKDDYNRMVAIGFGQEGLAQFAGPGHWNDPDMLEIGNGGMKPDEYRMHMSLWCLLAAPLITGNDLTQMTPETLAMLTNPEVIAVDQDPLGVEGQRVWEEGPLEIWMKPLADGSKAVGLFNREQWIIKITVRFSQIGIGGRATVRDLWARKDLGNFNGSYSADVAEHGAVMIKVTPAP; this is translated from the coding sequence ATGAGCAAGAGATTGGCCCGCAATATCACACTCGCTTTCATTGGCTTGCTGGCGTCCAGCTTTTTTCAGCCGGCCGTTTTTGCCCAGTCAAGCCTCGTTCCAACACCGCCAATGGGATGGAATAGCTGGAACCATTTTGCCTGCAAAGTGAGTGACGCTATCGTGCGCGCCCAGGCGGACGCGATGGTCTCAAGCGGGATGAAAGCCGCTGGGTATGAATACGTCAACATCGACGACTGCTGGGAAGGCGAGCGCGACGCGAAAGGAGTGATCCACCCGAACTCGAAGTTCCCGGACATGAAGGCCCTTGCCGACTACGTCCACTCGAAGGGACTCAAGCTCGGGATTTATTCTTCGCCCGGCCCCAAGACTTGCGGCGGTTACGAGGGCAGTTATCTGCACGAGAAGCGGGACGCCGCAACCTATGCGCAGTGGGGCGTTGATTACCTTAAATATGACTGGTGTACGGCGCGGTTCGTTTATCAGCCCGATCAATATCCCGCGGCGTTTGAGAAGATGCACCAGGCGCTGCTCGCAACGGGCCGGCCCATCGTTTACAGCATCCACGGCCGTGGCAAAGTGTGGACTTGGGCGCAATCCGCGGGCGCAAACCTCTGGCGCACCACGGGCGACATCAAGGACGATTACAATCGCATGGTAGCTATCGGATTCGGACAGGAAGGCCTTGCGCAGTTTGCCGGGCCCGGTCATTGGAACGATCCGGACATGCTTGAAATCGGCAACGGCGGCATGAAGCCCGATGAGTACCGCATGCACATGAGTCTGTGGTGCCTGCTGGCGGCGCCGCTGATCACCGGTAACGATCTAACGCAGATGACTCCGGAAACGCTCGCCATGCTGACCAACCCCGAAGTCATTGCCGTTGACCAGGACCCTCTTGGCGTAGAAGGCCAGCGAGTGTGGGAAGAAGGCCCGCTCGAGATTTGGATGAAACCCCTGGCCGACGGCAGCAAAGCGGTTGGCCTGTTCAACCGCGAGCAATGGATCATTAAGATTACTGTCAGGTTCAGCCAGATTGGCATTGGCGGCCGCGCCACCGTTCGTGACCTGTGGGCGCGCAAGGACCTTGGAAATTTCAACGGCAGCTATTCGGCGGATGTCGCGGAGCACGGAGCCGTCATGATCAAAGTGACGCCCGCGCCATAA
- a CDS encoding FAD-dependent oxidoreductase, protein MLDTMTTGCCIVGGGPAGAMLALLLARRGVPVTLLEMHKDFDREFRGDTLHPAVLEILDQIGLVERIHQLPHSKATGPTVQFPSGAFRPFDLARLKTRFPYILLVPQVRFLEFITSESAKYPSFRLVMQANVKKLIEEDGVVLGVQYLAPDGWHEVRAPLTVGADGRFSQVRHLAKIEPVKTSPPMDVLWFRLPKLPQDLDVPGGVYGGIGRGRILIALDRADYWQAGLVFPKGQYSQVRDHGVEAVRKTITEIEPRLAPHVETLRDWQQFSLLSVEASRCPQWYKPGLLLIGDAAHVMSPVGGVGINYAIQDAVVAANVLCGPLKTGRVEPSSLAEVQRQREWPTRVIQAMQDYFQKNLIANVLTSRQPARPPWQLRLLTAIPLLRNLPAYLVAFGARRVRLLDNNG, encoded by the coding sequence ATGCTGGACACGATGACAACCGGTTGCTGCATTGTTGGCGGCGGTCCTGCGGGAGCGATGCTCGCTCTACTTCTCGCCCGGCGGGGAGTTCCGGTTACGCTCCTTGAAATGCACAAGGATTTCGACCGCGAGTTTCGTGGCGACACGCTCCATCCAGCAGTTCTTGAGATTCTTGACCAGATCGGTTTGGTCGAACGCATCCATCAGTTGCCGCACTCCAAGGCAACCGGGCCCACGGTGCAATTTCCCTCCGGCGCGTTCCGGCCTTTCGATCTTGCAAGGCTCAAAACGCGGTTTCCTTACATCCTGCTGGTCCCGCAAGTTCGATTTCTGGAGTTCATCACCAGCGAATCCGCAAAGTATCCCTCGTTTCGGCTGGTGATGCAGGCCAACGTTAAAAAGCTTATCGAAGAGGATGGGGTTGTCCTCGGCGTGCAATATCTTGCGCCTGACGGCTGGCATGAGGTACGCGCCCCGCTCACCGTGGGCGCAGACGGCAGATTTTCTCAGGTGCGCCACCTGGCAAAAATTGAGCCTGTCAAGACTTCGCCTCCCATGGACGTGCTCTGGTTCCGGCTTCCCAAGCTGCCACAGGACCTGGATGTTCCGGGCGGAGTGTATGGCGGCATCGGCCGCGGCCGGATTCTGATCGCGCTGGACCGCGCGGATTACTGGCAGGCAGGCCTGGTGTTTCCAAAAGGACAATATTCGCAAGTGCGCGATCATGGCGTGGAGGCGGTCCGAAAAACCATCACAGAAATCGAACCGCGATTAGCCCCGCATGTCGAAACGCTGCGAGACTGGCAGCAGTTTTCGCTGCTATCGGTCGAGGCCAGCCGCTGCCCACAATGGTACAAACCGGGCCTCCTGCTCATAGGCGATGCCGCGCACGTGATGTCTCCGGTGGGGGGCGTCGGCATCAACTACGCCATACAGGATGCAGTGGTGGCCGCAAACGTGTTATGCGGCCCGCTGAAGACGGGACGGGTTGAACCATCCAGTTTGGCGGAAGTGCAGCGCCAGCGCGAATGGCCCACCCGGGTCATCCAGGCCATGCAGGATTATTTTCAGAAGAATTTGATCGCCAACGTGCTCACCTCGCGGCAGCCTGCCCGTCCTCCGTGGCAACTGCGACTGCTGACCGCTATACCGCTCCTGCGAAACCTGCCGGCATATCTGGTTGCATTCGGCGCGCGCCGGGTGCGCCTTCTGGATAACAACGGGTAG
- a CDS encoding multiheme c-type cytochrome gives MSKLPHGPSFRILAIRLAALLVQATTFFAFASLQGMSLPTQGAAPAGRAHHPNQPTGFVGAKVCAECHTPEAATQAGTPMAHAGKLASDSEVLRINPDMSVRIGPYFYRIQLQAGRATYSVSDGNHTISVPLLLAVGDGVGGQTYVFERNGGYWESRVSFYASINGLDLTIGQRHGPHDSVEEAMGREMTPEGASACFSCHFTGAVSNGQLHVPQMTPGVACEHCHGPGERHVAAMKKGDLRQLFITNPARLSPGDSVKFCGSCHRTIQDVHALGLRSVVTIRFQAYRLVLSRCWNPNDARITCLACHDPHQNLPDDLSYYDSKCLACHLQQPESTLTREHPGAACPVGTSNCVQCHMPRGELPGGHTVFTDHFIHVAKPGEPFPEENPSPSIHP, from the coding sequence ATGTCGAAGTTGCCACATGGCCCGAGCTTTCGAATCCTGGCGATTCGGCTGGCCGCCCTCCTTGTTCAAGCCACGACATTCTTTGCCTTCGCGTCCCTGCAAGGGATGTCGCTCCCGACGCAAGGGGCCGCGCCTGCCGGCAGGGCGCATCATCCAAACCAGCCGACTGGCTTTGTAGGAGCAAAGGTCTGCGCCGAGTGCCATACCCCTGAAGCCGCAACACAGGCGGGCACTCCCATGGCGCACGCGGGAAAGCTCGCCTCTGATTCAGAGGTCCTTCGCATCAATCCGGACATGTCCGTGCGAATCGGGCCTTATTTTTACCGTATCCAATTGCAAGCTGGGCGGGCTACCTACTCGGTTAGCGACGGCAATCACACGATTTCGGTTCCGCTCCTGCTGGCCGTGGGTGATGGCGTGGGTGGTCAGACCTATGTTTTTGAGCGGAATGGAGGGTATTGGGAGTCGCGGGTCAGCTTCTATGCCTCCATAAACGGCCTGGACCTGACCATAGGTCAACGACACGGCCCTCACGATTCAGTTGAAGAGGCCATGGGCCGCGAGATGACTCCCGAGGGGGCGTCGGCCTGCTTTTCCTGCCATTTCACGGGAGCCGTCAGCAACGGCCAGCTTCACGTCCCACAGATGACACCTGGGGTTGCATGCGAACATTGTCATGGTCCCGGAGAGCGGCATGTGGCGGCAATGAAAAAGGGCGATCTTCGACAGCTCTTCATTACTAATCCGGCACGCCTTTCGCCCGGAGATTCCGTCAAATTTTGCGGCTCTTGCCATCGTACCATCCAGGACGTGCATGCCCTGGGCTTGCGGAGTGTGGTGACAATCCGCTTTCAGGCTTACCGCCTGGTTTTAAGCCGCTGCTGGAACCCGAACGATGCACGAATCACTTGCCTTGCCTGCCATGACCCGCATCAGAACCTCCCCGATGACCTTTCCTACTACGATTCCAAGTGCCTGGCATGCCACCTTCAGCAGCCTGAGTCCACGCTCACTCGTGAACACCCCGGCGCAGCCTGTCCGGTCGGCACCAGCAACTGCGTCCAGTGCCACATGCCGCGCGGTGAATTGCCCGGCGGCCACACCGTTTTTACAGACCATTTCATCCACGTCGCCAAGCCCGGTGAGCCGTTTCCGGAAGAAAATCCGTCGCCATCAATACACCCCTGA
- a CDS encoding aminotransferase class V-fold PLP-dependent enzyme, whose protein sequence is MINFKSKSNRRSFLSALAVTSGGLLAPSGMSFGKSKSSASGHPVVPIKSGLGSTGDVWGELGVTPLVNINGTLTVIGGSVIPAEAMELYRQGNEHCTSINDLEVAAGKWMAKLCKWPAGYTGLVTSGAAAGIMVAYAGMMTEDLTPRIRQCPNVTGFPKTQVIIQKAHRNPFDHQVRQTGATLVEVETKDEMINAINPKTLAIHFLHINEDRGKVSGKEILEIARARNIYAFNDAAADVPPIERLWTMPQEGWDFVAFSGGKDIKGPQATGLLIGKEQLIHYALLNMSPNEDTIGRPCKVGKEEIFAFLKALELFVNQDYNKTIAGYDRDAQLITRALKKFGVTELPRRFDPNGLGNVTPYYSWRIDPARVKITGQELMEQLAATRPLAIGASHAGAGGMSGRWPEDNTEHNVQEGNLMWDPQSQSITPAPTAWENGGESPGGEHHRRNADPNIFGFAVWQLKEGEAEVVADRLVEIFSQAPKA, encoded by the coding sequence GTGATCAACTTTAAGTCGAAATCGAACCGGCGTTCATTTCTATCCGCGCTTGCCGTCACCAGCGGAGGGCTGCTTGCGCCGTCGGGAATGTCATTCGGCAAGTCCAAGTCATCCGCAAGCGGTCATCCGGTTGTTCCCATCAAGAGCGGGCTCGGTTCCACCGGTGACGTCTGGGGCGAGCTCGGCGTAACGCCGCTGGTCAACATCAACGGCACGCTCACCGTCATTGGCGGATCGGTAATCCCCGCCGAGGCCATGGAGCTCTACCGGCAGGGCAACGAGCACTGCACCAGCATTAATGACCTGGAAGTGGCTGCCGGCAAGTGGATGGCGAAGCTCTGCAAGTGGCCCGCCGGCTATACGGGCCTGGTAACCAGCGGCGCGGCCGCTGGCATCATGGTGGCATACGCCGGCATGATGACGGAAGATTTGACACCGCGCATCAGGCAGTGTCCCAACGTGACCGGGTTTCCGAAGACCCAGGTGATCATTCAGAAAGCCCATCGCAATCCGTTTGACCACCAGGTCCGCCAAACCGGAGCGACACTGGTGGAAGTGGAAACCAAAGACGAGATGATCAACGCCATCAATCCGAAAACATTGGCCATCCATTTCCTGCACATCAATGAAGACCGAGGAAAAGTCTCCGGTAAGGAAATCCTTGAAATTGCGCGTGCGCGCAACATTTACGCCTTCAATGACGCTGCTGCCGACGTGCCGCCCATCGAGCGGCTGTGGACCATGCCGCAGGAAGGCTGGGACTTTGTCGCCTTCAGCGGCGGCAAGGACATCAAGGGACCGCAGGCCACCGGCCTGCTGATCGGCAAGGAACAATTGATCCACTATGCGCTGCTAAACATGAGCCCCAATGAGGACACGATTGGGCGTCCCTGCAAGGTTGGCAAAGAGGAAATCTTCGCCTTCCTGAAAGCTCTGGAACTTTTCGTCAATCAGGACTACAACAAGACGATCGCCGGCTACGACCGTGACGCGCAGCTCATCACCAGGGCGCTGAAGAAGTTTGGAGTAACCGAACTGCCGCGACGATTTGACCCCAACGGCCTTGGGAATGTCACCCCTTACTATAGCTGGCGAATTGACCCGGCCAGGGTCAAGATCACCGGCCAGGAGCTGATGGAGCAACTGGCTGCTACTCGACCGCTCGCCATCGGCGCCTCGCATGCCGGCGCGGGCGGCATGTCCGGGCGCTGGCCGGAAGACAACACCGAGCACAACGTTCAGGAAGGCAACCTGATGTGGGATCCGCAATCGCAATCAATAACCCCTGCACCCACCGCCTGGGAAAATGGCGGCGAGTCCCCAGGCGGCGAGCACCACCGGCGAAACGCCGACCCGAACATTTTCGGCTTTGCAGTCTGGCAGCTTAAAGAGGGCGAGGCTGAAGTCGTCGCGGACCGGCTCGTTGAAATCTTCAGCCAGGCCCCAAAAGCTTAG
- a CDS encoding nuclear transport factor 2 family protein, with protein sequence MKRLSVAFMMFALSMTCGVLVAQQAPAGGAGGRHMRHAMTPPATGPMLNLANQLADAINKQDAASLEKLLAPNAVYLDEDGHAPPARAWVRKLTTGTAAKHIEISETHGQTWDDSGWVSFNYTLTEQYQGQPKTLKGTASIVAEKAASGDWQIKLIHGALDQKVAGITQ encoded by the coding sequence ATGAAGAGATTATCGGTTGCCTTCATGATGTTTGCGTTGTCGATGACATGCGGGGTCCTGGTTGCGCAGCAGGCCCCGGCTGGAGGGGCAGGAGGCAGGCATATGCGACACGCGATGACTCCGCCGGCGACAGGCCCAATGCTCAACCTTGCCAACCAACTTGCCGACGCGATTAACAAGCAGGACGCCGCCTCACTCGAAAAGTTGCTGGCGCCGAACGCTGTCTACCTCGACGAGGACGGACACGCTCCGCCGGCGCGCGCGTGGGTGCGCAAGCTAACAACGGGCACCGCTGCGAAGCACATCGAAATTTCAGAAACTCATGGCCAGACGTGGGACGACTCGGGATGGGTGTCGTTTAATTACACCCTCACCGAACAGTACCAGGGCCAACCCAAAACTCTGAAAGGTACGGCAAGCATCGTTGCCGAAAAGGCGGCATCCGGCGACTGGCAAATCAAACTGATTCACGGAGCCTTGGACCAAAAGGTCGCCGGCATTACGCAATAG
- a CDS encoding class I SAM-dependent methyltransferase has product MGIDIHALYFLRSVKNKKPLGDTITIGRQRLDVVESTVRKLVGTKPSYKNQPYCEDLLTEYFGATKVDSLDNSTFENATHVHDMNEPLPKSLYEKYDTVIDGGSLEHVYNVPQALKNCSHLLKPGGQIMHFSPANNFCGHGFWQVSPELFFSLYSAKNGYRETEVLIADLSDTTRWYRVKEPRDGKRVVVYSLTRLNVLVRTVLDRADFSHSQVQQSDYVYEWGNSLPTASKPDLESPGLKQKLKKIPLLYPLLAPIYHHYLCSKAKTGLNGRNPGLTVIDLRCCL; this is encoded by the coding sequence ATGGGTATCGATATACACGCACTATATTTTCTGCGGAGCGTCAAAAATAAAAAACCGTTGGGCGACACCATTACCATCGGTCGTCAAAGGCTCGACGTTGTCGAATCCACGGTCAGGAAACTGGTCGGCACAAAGCCGTCCTACAAAAATCAGCCCTACTGTGAAGATTTGCTCACAGAATATTTCGGCGCTACGAAAGTGGATTCACTTGACAACTCAACTTTTGAAAACGCGACCCACGTTCACGATATGAATGAGCCGTTGCCGAAGAGCCTTTATGAAAAATATGACACCGTGATTGACGGCGGCAGCCTGGAGCACGTTTACAACGTGCCGCAAGCGTTAAAGAACTGTTCGCACCTTTTAAAGCCGGGCGGCCAGATTATGCATTTTTCGCCGGCGAACAATTTCTGCGGGCACGGATTCTGGCAGGTCTCACCGGAGCTGTTTTTTTCGCTCTATTCGGCGAAAAACGGCTACCGCGAAACGGAAGTCCTGATCGCAGACTTATCCGATACAACAAGATGGTACAGGGTGAAAGAACCCAGGGACGGGAAGCGGGTGGTTGTCTATTCGCTGACTCGGCTGAATGTGCTGGTGCGGACCGTGCTGGACAGGGCGGATTTTTCGCATTCACAGGTTCAGCAGAGCGACTATGTCTATGAATGGGGAAATTCTTTGCCCACAGCATCAAAGCCGGATTTGGAATCACCCGGCTTGAAACAGAAACTGAAGAAAATACCGCTCCTATATCCCCTTTTGGCTCCAATCTATCATCATTACTTGTGCTCAAAAGCAAAGACCGGCTTGAACGGCAGAAATCCGGGGCTGACTGTGATTGACCTCAGGTGCTGCCTCTAA